A single Ignavibacteriales bacterium DNA region contains:
- a CDS encoding TonB family protein — MATRAEERQRSVAISLFFHFLLFLFLFFYRIEAETEVQEFIEIGFGGDGSTMFSGVPGLNNEEEQKSSDQVEEKNDDVNLPKAGENPEDPSIKKVDEKKPEENKNTNNNQNSNSQNSGGSSGYDIDWGGMGQRKIYSFILPAYPEGVSKNIDIRIRFTILPDGTVGSIFLLAKADTRLENAAITSLRQWRFEPLPARQNQVIQTAVITFPYRVQ; from the coding sequence ATGGCTACAAGGGCTGAGGAGCGGCAGCGCTCGGTTGCGATTTCTCTCTTTTTTCATTTTTTGCTTTTTCTCTTCCTGTTCTTTTACCGCATAGAAGCAGAAACAGAGGTACAGGAGTTTATTGAAATCGGTTTTGGCGGTGATGGTTCCACCATGTTCAGCGGAGTGCCCGGTTTGAATAATGAAGAAGAACAAAAATCTTCCGATCAGGTTGAAGAAAAAAATGATGATGTAAATCTGCCTAAAGCAGGGGAGAATCCTGAAGATCCATCCATAAAAAAAGTGGATGAAAAGAAGCCGGAAGAGAACAAAAATACCAATAATAACCAGAACAGCAACAGCCAGAACTCCGGCGGTTCTTCAGGTTATGATATAGACTGGGGAGGAATGGGGCAGAGGAAAATCTACAGTTTTATCCTGCCGGCATATCCGGAAGGAGTCAGCAAAAATATTGATATTCGGATACGGTTTACCATCCTTCCTGACGGTACCGTAGGAAGTATTTTTCTGCTTGCCAAGGCAGATACCCGTCTTGAAAATGCGGCTATTACATCACTGCGTCAGTGGCGCTTTGAACCGCTCCCCGCGAGGCAGAATCAAGTTATTCAGACAGCAGTAATTACGTTCCCGTACCGGGTTCAGTAG
- a CDS encoding biopolymer transporter ExbD has product MRFSTENKPLSSFNFSSLTDIVMLLLIFFLLSSQFVMQTGVKVKLPGSKSNEPLTTSNLSVTITNDGTVYIGTEVTALSELPMKFSMIKAADKDNNLIIRADKTVPIEMVIKVIDAARSAGIDKFIIETEKDRLN; this is encoded by the coding sequence ATGAGGTTCAGCACTGAAAACAAACCGCTGTCATCATTCAATTTTTCGTCACTGACGGATATTGTGATGCTTCTGCTGATTTTCTTCTTGCTTTCCTCGCAGTTTGTGATGCAGACCGGAGTAAAAGTGAAACTGCCCGGTTCAAAAAGCAATGAGCCGCTTACCACTTCCAATCTTTCGGTTACCATCACCAATGATGGCACTGTATATATCGGGACCGAGGTGACGGCATTAAGCGAACTGCCGATGAAATTTTCGATGATTAAAGCAGCTGACAAAGATAATAACCTGATTATCCGGGCAGATAAAACAGTTCCGATAGAGATGGTAATAAAAGTTATTGATGCAGCTCGTTCCGCGGGAATAGATAAATTTATTATTGAAACTGAAAAAGACCGGCTGAACTAA
- a CDS encoding MotA/TolQ/ExbB proton channel family protein, translating to MSLLDMFFQGGFLMWPILIASVVGVAISIDRYLVIRKARLNAPKFLAAIRSMVKKKDIDGAIQFCMAEKTPASNMIRKGLRKVRFGHNRVKEAIETAGKQEITKLEKGLSVLATISGVAPLLGFLGTVTGMIGAFMKIQDLQGSASPSDLAAGIWEALLTTAFGLGVGIIALIMYNYFLAKITKLVNDMEVISTDVLDSLEEALTGKELPPDQDELEMEL from the coding sequence ATGAGTTTACTCGACATGTTCTTCCAGGGCGGATTCCTCATGTGGCCGATTCTTATCGCCTCAGTTGTAGGAGTCGCAATTTCCATTGACCGTTATCTCGTGATCAGAAAAGCGAGATTAAACGCACCAAAATTTCTGGCCGCCATCCGTTCAATGGTTAAGAAGAAGGATATAGACGGTGCTATTCAGTTTTGTATGGCTGAAAAAACTCCGGCCTCAAACATGATTCGAAAGGGGCTTCGTAAAGTCCGGTTTGGCCACAACCGTGTTAAAGAGGCAATTGAAACAGCAGGTAAACAGGAAATTACCAAACTGGAAAAAGGCCTCAGCGTTCTGGCAACTATCTCAGGTGTTGCACCGCTGTTGGGGTTTCTCGGAACCGTTACTGGAATGATAGGCGCTTTTATGAAAATTCAGGATCTGCAGGGTTCTGCCAGCCCGAGTGATCTTGCCGCAGGCATTTGGGAAGCCCTTCTTACAACAGCTTTCGGTCTTGGTGTCGGTATTATCGCTCTGATTATGTACAATTATTTTCTGGCAAAGATTACCAAACTGGTAAATGATATGGAAGTAATTTCCACCGATGTTCTTGACAGTCTTGAAGAAGCGCTCACCGGAAAAGAACTGCCTCCCGACCAGGACGAGCTTGAGATGGAATTATAA
- a CDS encoding SPOR domain-containing protein, with amino-acid sequence MNYNSDVFSKMTKSELIRNIASKIGIPVYQAVDFMELFLEYIREHIEGGKSLFIDELGEFRPVHVNISGKLSVSNYVEAILFEGKEPFTASRHLFDLPSAEAAVESKADNLMNLSFDKPVIPLESAGDTEAFLLLNGNQSREFLEQKAEELFTSGTIIDINSIEAYLSVSDLKEILNQKDSEKDIWRAIEESDPDSGEPADSMDWEFGAEWKKEVESEDILSEADLTEWNFGGEEAPAESGPDISFDDLARTNLDITQDEKEFVPVSSRTRELQIDLSELEAEETLNQKDIFLPPDPTSFTPQNDLDSLFKKSIAENFLFAIPDPIEKKEEERRKAREAAREAEEKAYLENEYSLRKRLESEGENDEESGELADVINLKPKFNKEDEYSGFDPRSLIKTQLPKLAKQKKPIIWTLLSVIFVAAVGITLYIHRFGVPDFIAEYLPKSTGFELPPIVATVIERDYVIPITYPYKKALSPADIPMLGIDSIAVPPVPIQNTQSVKPDSVVTIKREENQVVTPAEKPVVTEQKPPASTEQKAPVISQKPETPASGSVLVKGNIFREGDNYTVQVSSWRDKAVADKEAARLERLGHPAYVQSASIPGRGRWYRVRVGEFKTLQEAEDYSNKLK; translated from the coding sequence TTGAATTACAATTCTGATGTATTTTCCAAAATGACCAAGTCAGAACTCATTAGAAATATTGCTTCAAAAATCGGCATCCCTGTTTATCAGGCTGTTGACTTTATGGAGCTTTTCCTTGAGTATATACGGGAGCATATTGAGGGGGGTAAATCACTTTTTATTGATGAGTTGGGCGAATTCCGGCCTGTTCATGTTAATATATCAGGGAAGCTCTCAGTCAGCAATTACGTTGAAGCCATACTCTTTGAGGGAAAAGAACCATTCACAGCATCGAGACATCTTTTTGATCTCCCTTCTGCAGAAGCTGCGGTTGAATCAAAGGCGGATAATCTCATGAATCTGAGCTTCGATAAACCGGTTATACCGCTTGAATCAGCGGGGGATACAGAGGCATTTCTGCTGCTTAACGGTAATCAGAGCAGGGAATTTCTAGAGCAAAAAGCTGAAGAACTTTTTACCTCAGGCACCATTATTGACATCAATTCCATTGAAGCATATCTGTCGGTGTCAGATCTCAAAGAAATTTTAAACCAGAAGGATTCTGAAAAGGATATATGGAGAGCCATTGAAGAATCTGATCCTGATTCTGGAGAACCTGCTGATTCCATGGACTGGGAATTCGGCGCTGAATGGAAAAAAGAGGTGGAGAGTGAGGATATACTTAGTGAGGCAGATCTTACTGAGTGGAACTTCGGCGGTGAAGAAGCACCTGCTGAATCAGGGCCTGATATTAGTTTTGATGACCTTGCGCGCACAAACCTTGATATAACACAGGATGAAAAAGAATTTGTACCAGTTTCATCCAGAACCCGCGAACTGCAAATTGATTTATCCGAATTAGAGGCTGAGGAAACCTTAAATCAGAAGGATATATTTCTTCCTCCTGACCCTACATCTTTTACTCCGCAGAATGATCTTGATTCTCTCTTTAAGAAATCCATAGCCGAAAATTTTCTTTTCGCTATACCTGACCCGATCGAAAAAAAGGAGGAGGAGCGGAGAAAAGCTAGAGAAGCAGCCAGGGAGGCGGAAGAAAAAGCATATCTTGAAAATGAATACAGTTTAAGAAAGCGGCTGGAATCAGAGGGGGAAAACGATGAGGAATCGGGCGAACTTGCTGACGTAATTAATCTGAAACCAAAGTTCAACAAGGAAGATGAATATTCCGGATTTGACCCGCGCAGTCTGATAAAAACACAGCTTCCTAAACTGGCAAAGCAGAAGAAGCCGATTATCTGGACCCTGCTTTCAGTGATTTTCGTCGCAGCGGTTGGCATCACGCTTTATATACACCGCTTTGGAGTTCCAGATTTTATCGCTGAATATCTCCCTAAATCAACCGGATTTGAACTGCCGCCAATTGTGGCTACCGTTATTGAAAGGGACTATGTTATTCCCATTACCTATCCTTATAAAAAAGCGCTGAGTCCTGCAGATATACCGATGCTTGGCATTGACTCAATTGCGGTACCGCCGGTGCCGATACAAAACACACAGAGTGTAAAGCCTGATTCGGTTGTAACCATAAAACGGGAAGAAAACCAGGTGGTTACCCCTGCAGAAAAACCTGTAGTTACCGAACAAAAGCCTCCGGCATCAACGGAACAGAAAGCTCCCGTGATAAGTCAAAAGCCAGAGACACCGGCTTCGGGTTCGGTGCTGGTAAAAGGAAATATCTTCCGGGAAGGTGATAATTACACGGTTCAGGTTTCTAGCTGGCGGGATAAAGCTGTTGCGGATAAGGAGGCAGCACGTTTAGAAAGACTCGGCCATCCGGCTTATGTGCAGTCTGCCAGCATTCCTGGCAGAGGCAGATGGTACCGGGTACGTGTCGGAGAGTTTAAGACACTTCAGGAAGCTGAAGATTATTCAAATAAATTAAAGTGA
- a CDS encoding tetratricopeptide repeat protein, with the protein MLFILSVQLHSAGTEYQEAMRNYNNGLYGRSAQIFRQYINSIPFDHPDRETSLYFLAKSKYYLNEYAEAADLFARFIREYPLSSRKEQVYNKLGLHYFESGEYSRSRELYYSLINEFPGSEYSGSAQYWIGESFVHEGKFDEAISYLENAISSRAGNKYRDFAIFSLAGVYERKGDYKSAVTYYDELISFYRGSQLLAAAQIRIGYCYFRLKDYDASILELSNPNIGTMDSEKQAEALYLLANAMYHTSDYEGAYKIYADIQNKFPSVSFIRDLRYAFAWTNFRLKKYADAYKFFNSVSETEDSMGIEAFFWKGEAKRYTGNLAEALKIYEQFLLKFPNSEKVQGVRYQLGLISYSDKKYEQAVKFLVGSVSGKDRVITVKSYILLGEIELYRKKYQLADNYFASVISMNPADISLVYRARLGSAISSFHQEKYKITSDILKQIENDDPNFEFEKVSFFLAEALFNQGKYKDAIAYYNKISTEDKQFGNFALYGKAYAYYNQADYKNAAFLFSDFQKLFKNDERADDALLRLGDSYFAIKDYDSAVRTYRDILVRKSKSVRADYVSYQLALAYYRAGKIKESLTELNSVSALYSRSEYGENAVYLAGWIHFQQGNYSAAIDKYLLMLNTMPRSRLIPMVLYSIGDSYFNLGSYDSSIAYYSRIITSHAGSSYLFDAINGIQYCYIAKGDLAGAAQIIDRYARQYKARDFADELFLKKGEIYYTNADYQSAITYYNEFIDLFSGSPLTADAFFWIAKSYRNTGMVLEAKQTFRALVDRYPSAEVTVSAVVELVSLYQADNNNGEALKVINSVMSNFTKSARYPELLYTKAKLLLVMNDIGGAYDLFDETSVFYADNLFGDKSKIELGRLEMMNKRYKKAAEVLLKVTSKRTDDLAAEAQYILGLVYTAEGRSSEAVTAFVRVTNIFSLYDEWVTKSYLRLGELYEKSGDKNKAREMYKNVLAKHPDDEYGKEAQAKLRKLK; encoded by the coding sequence TTGCTCTTTATTCTGTCCGTTCAGCTCCATTCTGCCGGAACTGAATATCAGGAAGCAATGCGTAATTATAACAATGGTTTATATGGCCGATCTGCTCAGATTTTCAGGCAATACATAAATTCTATTCCCTTTGATCATCCTGACAGGGAAACCTCTCTCTACTTTTTAGCAAAATCCAAATACTACCTGAATGAGTATGCAGAAGCTGCTGACCTCTTCGCCCGGTTTATAAGAGAGTATCCGCTCTCCTCACGTAAGGAACAGGTATATAATAAACTGGGGCTCCATTACTTTGAATCCGGAGAATATTCACGTTCACGGGAACTGTATTACTCGTTAATAAATGAATTCCCCGGCAGTGAATATAGCGGTTCGGCTCAGTACTGGATCGGAGAATCCTTTGTTCATGAGGGTAAATTTGATGAAGCTATCAGTTACCTAGAGAATGCTATAAGTAGCAGGGCGGGGAATAAATACCGTGACTTTGCCATTTTCTCGCTTGCTGGTGTTTATGAAAGAAAAGGGGATTATAAATCAGCTGTAACCTATTACGATGAGCTGATATCATTTTACCGGGGAAGCCAGCTGCTTGCTGCAGCCCAAATCCGGATTGGTTATTGTTATTTCAGACTGAAGGATTATGATGCTTCAATACTTGAATTATCTAATCCTAATATCGGTACCATGGATTCAGAAAAGCAGGCCGAGGCTCTTTATCTTCTGGCAAACGCTATGTATCACACCTCTGATTATGAGGGTGCTTATAAGATTTATGCTGATATACAGAATAAATTTCCATCGGTATCATTTATCCGTGATTTGCGTTATGCCTTTGCATGGACCAATTTCCGGCTGAAGAAGTATGCTGATGCTTATAAGTTTTTTAATTCTGTCTCAGAAACAGAAGATAGCATGGGAATTGAAGCATTTTTCTGGAAGGGAGAAGCAAAGCGATATACAGGTAATCTGGCAGAAGCGCTCAAAATCTATGAACAATTTCTGTTAAAATTCCCGAATTCAGAAAAAGTTCAGGGTGTCAGATATCAGCTGGGGCTCATCTCCTATTCAGATAAGAAATATGAGCAGGCAGTAAAATTTCTTGTGGGCTCGGTTTCAGGCAAGGACCGGGTCATCACAGTTAAATCGTATATCCTGCTGGGAGAAATTGAACTTTACAGAAAAAAATATCAGCTTGCTGATAACTATTTTGCCTCAGTCATTTCGATGAATCCTGCCGATATTTCACTTGTTTACCGTGCCCGGTTGGGCAGCGCTATATCATCCTTCCATCAGGAGAAATATAAAATAACCTCTGATATTCTTAAACAGATCGAAAATGATGACCCGAATTTTGAGTTTGAAAAGGTAAGCTTTTTCCTTGCGGAAGCATTGTTTAACCAGGGGAAGTATAAAGATGCAATTGCTTATTATAATAAAATAAGCACCGAAGATAAGCAGTTCGGCAACTTTGCTCTTTACGGCAAAGCATATGCATATTATAATCAGGCAGACTACAAAAATGCTGCTTTTCTCTTCTCCGATTTTCAGAAGCTGTTTAAGAATGATGAAAGAGCTGATGATGCTTTGCTCAGGCTGGGTGACAGCTATTTTGCCATCAAGGATTATGATTCCGCGGTAAGAACTTACCGGGATATTCTTGTGAGAAAAAGTAAATCCGTCCGGGCGGATTATGTGAGTTATCAGCTTGCTCTTGCTTATTACCGGGCGGGTAAAATTAAAGAATCACTTACCGAACTTAATTCAGTCTCCGCGCTTTATTCCCGAAGTGAGTATGGTGAAAATGCTGTCTATCTTGCCGGCTGGATTCATTTTCAACAGGGTAACTATAGCGCCGCCATAGACAAATATCTTCTTATGCTGAATACCATGCCTCGCTCACGGCTTATTCCTATGGTGCTTTATTCCATCGGTGACTCCTACTTTAACCTGGGAAGTTACGATTCATCCATCGCTTATTACAGCCGAATCATAACCTCTCATGCAGGAAGTTCCTATTTATTTGACGCAATAAATGGTATACAGTATTGTTATATAGCAAAAGGTGATTTAGCAGGCGCCGCGCAGATTATTGACCGTTATGCCAGACAGTATAAGGCAAGAGATTTTGCAGATGAATTATTCCTTAAAAAAGGAGAGATTTATTATACAAATGCTGATTATCAGAGTGCAATAACGTATTACAACGAATTTATTGATTTGTTCAGCGGTTCTCCGCTCACCGCGGATGCATTCTTCTGGATTGCAAAAAGTTACCGCAATACCGGAATGGTACTGGAAGCAAAGCAGACATTCAGGGCTCTGGTTGACCGTTACCCTTCGGCAGAAGTGACCGTTTCTGCTGTGGTGGAGCTTGTATCTCTTTATCAGGCAGATAATAATAACGGAGAAGCACTAAAAGTGATTAACTCCGTCATGAGTAATTTTACCAAAAGTGCCAGATATCCTGAACTGCTTTACACAAAGGCTAAGCTTTTGCTTGTGATGAATGATATAGGAGGTGCCTATGACCTTTTTGATGAAACCTCAGTATTTTATGCAGATAATCTGTTTGGTGATAAGTCAAAGATTGAACTTGGCCGTCTTGAAATGATGAATAAACGTTATAAAAAAGCTGCTGAAGTTCTGCTGAAAGTTACTTCGAAAAGAACGGATGACCTTGCAGCTGAAGCACAGTATATTCTGGGGCTTGTCTATACCGCAGAAGGGAGAAGCAGTGAGGCAGTTACCGCGTTTGTAAGGGTTACAAATATCTTTTCATTATATGATGAATGGGTTACCAAGAGTTACCTCCGGCTGGGAGAGTTATATGAAAAATCCGGAGATAAAAATAAGGCAAGAGAAATGTATAAAAATGTACTTGCCAAGCATCCGGATGATGAGTATGGTAAAGAAGCACAGGCAAAACTGAGGAAACTGAAATGA
- a CDS encoding tetratricopeptide repeat protein: protein MLKNISSLFTVFAVLFTISLSAQQMNPDAARLYNEGNDKMKAGDYNGAIASFDQALEKEKDYRIYYQKGIALRRANKVQDAIASLNECLKLKPDFDLAYNALGSAYFQLGDYAKAIDNFEKVESLSKNATLKEKVKESLSSSYTKLGSSSMADGNYEKAIEYLTKATALNNYDAAWLYLAQAYNEIANFDKAIEAAENAIKHKSKISTGGPYYYMGLAYRNKGDKAKALEAFNKAKADATYRKNAEYEISLLK, encoded by the coding sequence ATGCTCAAGAATATTTCTTCCCTTTTCACCGTCTTTGCCGTTTTATTTACAATCTCTCTCTCTGCTCAGCAGATGAATCCGGATGCTGCCCGTCTTTATAATGAGGGTAATGATAAAATGAAGGCCGGTGACTATAATGGTGCCATTGCAAGTTTTGACCAGGCACTGGAAAAAGAGAAAGATTACAGGATTTACTATCAGAAGGGTATTGCTCTTCGCCGCGCAAATAAAGTGCAGGATGCAATTGCTTCCCTGAATGAATGCCTCAAACTGAAGCCGGATTTTGATCTGGCTTACAATGCCCTAGGATCAGCTTATTTTCAGCTCGGAGATTATGCGAAAGCAATAGATAATTTTGAAAAAGTTGAGAGTCTCTCCAAAAATGCAACTCTCAAAGAGAAAGTAAAGGAATCCCTCTCAAGCTCCTACACGAAGCTTGGGTCCTCAAGTATGGCTGATGGCAACTATGAGAAAGCCATTGAGTACCTGACCAAAGCAACTGCTTTAAACAATTATGACGCTGCCTGGCTTTATTTAGCTCAGGCCTACAACGAAATCGCAAATTTTGACAAAGCTATTGAAGCTGCAGAAAATGCCATTAAACATAAGTCCAAAATAAGTACAGGTGGTCCTTACTATTATATGGGCTTAGCATACAGAAATAAAGGTGATAAGGCCAAAGCTCTTGAAGCTTTTAATAAAGCCAAAGCTGATGCCACTTACCGGAAAAACGCCGAATACGAGATATCACTCTTAAAGTAA
- a CDS encoding 2-oxo acid dehydrogenase subunit E2 gives MIVKENHLRRMVKDAISLTNGKSHYFIFTETDITGLFSSIAGQKEMNPESPGLTGYLVKSLADTLMEFPELNCMRKGEDTIYRFPNIDVFMPVEKETEGEYIIYPSIIRSAEKMTLEEINKAIQYFRSSDFEPLIGIEKLFLKLPAFLRRAYLRHSLRSHDRYRTIFGTTSFSSVGKVSNERMWPVGNPLRCLELYAGNTVENTDIAGNKTIKINLVFAIDHTIADGAYGLRFISNFTARLQNAANN, from the coding sequence ATGATTGTAAAGGAAAACCATCTGAGAAGGATGGTTAAGGATGCTATTTCTCTAACAAATGGCAAGTCTCACTATTTCATATTTACTGAGACTGATATTACTGGTTTGTTTTCTTCTATTGCCGGACAAAAAGAAATGAATCCTGAATCACCGGGTTTAACAGGATATTTAGTAAAATCTCTCGCTGATACTCTCATGGAGTTTCCTGAATTAAACTGTATGAGAAAAGGGGAGGATACCATTTACCGGTTCCCTAATATTGATGTATTCATGCCGGTTGAAAAAGAAACGGAAGGTGAGTACATTATTTACCCTTCAATTATAAGATCGGCTGAAAAGATGACTCTGGAAGAAATCAACAAGGCCATTCAGTATTTCAGAAGCAGTGATTTTGAGCCATTGATAGGAATTGAAAAGTTGTTCCTAAAACTTCCGGCATTTTTGAGAAGAGCCTATCTCAGGCATTCCCTAAGATCCCATGATCGGTACAGGACTATTTTCGGGACAACATCATTCAGCAGTGTAGGGAAGGTATCTAATGAAAGGATGTGGCCGGTTGGGAACCCCCTGCGATGTCTTGAACTTTATGCAGGAAATACCGTGGAAAACACCGACATAGCTGGCAATAAGACCATAAAAATCAACCTGGTCTTTGCTATTGATCATACCATTGCGGATGGCGCTTACGGGCTGAGGTTTATTAGTAACTTTACTGCACGATTGCAAAATGCGGCAAATAATTAA